The following coding sequences lie in one Erwinia amylovora genomic window:
- a CDS encoding riboflavin synthase gives MFTGIVQGTAEVLAIEEKPNFRTHIVKMPPELLHDLQLGASVSHNGCCLTVTGVEGDRVSFDLIKETLRITNLGSLNVGDRVNVERAARFSDEIGGHLMSGHIMTTAEITRILTAENNREIWFKPQDASQMKYIMHKGYIGIDGISLTVGEVTRTKFCVHLIPETLARTTLGSKRLGQRVNIEIDPQTQAIVATVERVLARREADLLAATVADKQGDASRE, from the coding sequence ATGTTTACAGGTATTGTGCAGGGCACCGCTGAGGTGCTGGCGATAGAAGAAAAACCCAATTTTCGTACTCACATAGTTAAAATGCCGCCGGAGCTACTGCATGATTTGCAGCTGGGTGCATCGGTTTCACATAATGGCTGCTGCCTGACGGTGACCGGCGTTGAAGGCGACCGGGTGAGCTTTGATCTGATAAAGGAGACGCTCCGCATCACCAATCTCGGCTCCCTGAACGTCGGGGACAGGGTAAACGTAGAGCGTGCCGCCAGGTTCAGTGATGAAATCGGCGGTCATCTGATGTCCGGTCATATTATGACAACCGCCGAAATTACCCGGATACTCACTGCGGAAAACAATCGCGAGATCTGGTTTAAGCCGCAGGATGCCAGCCAGATGAAATACATTATGCACAAGGGATATATTGGCATCGATGGTATCAGCCTGACCGTGGGTGAGGTGACACGCACTAAATTCTGTGTGCACCTGATCCCGGAAACGCTTGCGCGTACTACCCTCGGTAGCAAACGTCTTGGCCAGCGTGTGAACATCGAAATCGATCCGCAGACGCAGGCGATAGTGGCAACCGTTGAGCGGGTACTGGCACGCCGTGAAGCAGATCTGTTAGCGGCGACCGTGGCAGACAAGCAGGGCGATGCTTCACGGGAGTAG